In a single window of the Leptospiraceae bacterium genome:
- a CDS encoding VWA domain-containing protein yields MQLNNPRLKVLLSLLLVGLLVFVPLLSESLEILTDDDKDGISDALEKYAGLDPKKDECDPAGCSGFYGDEYLVMILDQSGSMGEKLGDDTRMEVAKRVSLKLIEKFPNTAAGLGFYSYGTKLPEGEEQGGEDNGCKSFTELQSPFQRFNRKGLKEHISNMKPELGTPLAYSLLKFRESILDKKGKFNLILITDGGESCNGDPVEEAKKLVMLNSKTLAIKLSVIGFGVDDKTAEELKKIAIASEGTYQTVASEEGLEDIFQKPIKDIIASFQGILCLHKQLDKLLLCEQSRDNKLRAAFNRLNSPMSSPFSDEEKQTLIKYYPQTEKYIHTRIQAYTKIKKEGTESYIKRIDEMSKLIVAPIDRIKKKK; encoded by the coding sequence ATGCAACTAAATAACCCTCGTTTAAAAGTTCTACTGAGTCTTCTACTTGTCGGCTTATTGGTATTTGTCCCACTTCTCAGTGAGTCTCTTGAGATTCTCACCGATGATGACAAAGATGGAATCAGCGATGCACTAGAAAAATACGCAGGACTCGATCCCAAAAAAGATGAATGTGATCCAGCCGGTTGCAGTGGATTCTATGGAGATGAGTATTTAGTCATGATACTAGATCAAAGTGGTAGTATGGGTGAAAAACTAGGCGATGATACACGCATGGAAGTTGCCAAAAGAGTTTCTCTTAAGTTAATCGAAAAATTCCCAAATACAGCCGCAGGACTTGGATTTTATTCTTATGGAACTAAATTACCAGAAGGCGAAGAACAAGGAGGAGAGGATAATGGCTGTAAGTCTTTTACAGAATTACAATCTCCATTTCAAAGATTTAATCGCAAAGGTCTAAAAGAGCATATAAGCAATATGAAGCCAGAGCTTGGAACGCCTCTTGCCTATTCTCTTTTAAAATTTAGAGAATCCATTTTGGACAAAAAAGGGAAGTTCAATCTAATCTTAATTACAGACGGTGGAGAGAGTTGCAATGGAGACCCGGTCGAAGAAGCAAAGAAATTAGTGATGCTAAATAGCAAAACACTTGCTATTAAACTTTCTGTCATCGGCTTTGGTGTTGACGATAAGACAGCAGAAGAATTGAAAAAAATTGCTATCGCATCAGAAGGCACATACCAGACAGTAGCCTCAGAAGAAGGACTCGAAGATATTTTCCAAAAGCCAATCAAAGACATCATCGCAAGCTTCCAAGGGATTTTATGTTTACATAAACAATTAGACAAATTACTGTTATGCGAACAAAGCAGAGACAACAAATTGCGAGCAGCATTTAACAGGCTGAACTCCCCTATGTCGAGTCCATTTTCAGACGAAGAGAAGCAAACTCTAATCAAATACTATCCACAAACAGAAAAATACATTCACACAAGAATCCAGGCATACACAAAAATTAAAAAAGAAGGAACGGAAAGTTACATCAAGCGAATTGACGAGATGAGCAAATTGATAGTAGCCCCTATTGACAGAATTAAAAAGAAGAAGTAA
- a CDS encoding rhomboid family intramembrane serine protease has protein sequence MAKKKTVTAPTLFGYSIFHPLNLILLMNCIVFLMQLSENLTMTYLFALTPNLFLSGSYWQIFTYGFLHSTYFDIIPFHILMNMYGFYMLGKYIEPIIGKSKLLSLYFLAQLGGGIFIMGNALVMKYIIVPENVEMLMKIPTVGASGAVFGLLAVFGLLFPEEELILIILPIRAKNAVFVSLVIGFLLEFFYSAPISNLGHLGGAIVGFGFYFFVIKRTEQKIVFKITLTKDEFAKAIESKNEPFKDQIAQNVKIRESIKKINNLADKEEYLQPYQIPNANICSPATYNTEDDFCLRCEWFGNCMLRKSKMEN, from the coding sequence ATGGCAAAAAAGAAAACGGTAACAGCGCCCACTCTATTTGGGTATTCAATTTTTCATCCTTTGAATTTGATCTTACTTATGAACTGCATTGTGTTTTTAATGCAGTTGAGTGAGAATTTGACGATGACTTATCTTTTTGCACTAACCCCAAATTTATTCTTATCCGGTAGCTATTGGCAGATTTTTACTTATGGTTTTTTACACTCTACTTATTTTGACATAATTCCTTTTCATATTCTCATGAATATGTATGGTTTCTATATGCTTGGCAAATACATTGAACCAATCATCGGAAAATCGAAGTTACTATCTCTTTACTTTCTAGCTCAATTAGGCGGTGGAATTTTTATCATGGGAAATGCGTTAGTCATGAAGTATATCATAGTTCCTGAGAACGTTGAGATGCTAATGAAAATTCCAACAGTCGGCGCAAGCGGTGCAGTATTTGGTCTCCTTGCAGTATTTGGACTCTTATTTCCCGAAGAAGAGTTAATCCTTATTATCCTCCCTATTCGAGCTAAGAACGCAGTATTTGTTTCCCTCGTGATTGGATTTCTATTGGAATTTTTCTATTCTGCCCCCATTAGCAACCTCGGACATTTAGGTGGAGCTATTGTAGGATTTGGTTTTTATTTCTTCGTTATTAAAAGAACAGAACAAAAAATTGTATTTAAAATTACTCTAACCAAGGATGAATTTGCAAAGGCGATAGAATCTAAAAATGAACCTTTCAAAGATCAAATTGCACAAAATGTTAAAATTAGAGAAAGCATTAAAAAAATAAACAACCTAGCGGATAAAGAAGAGTATCTGCAACCGTATCAAATCCCTAATGCAAATATTTGTAGTCCTGCCACTTATAACACAGAAGATGATTTTTGTTTAAGATGTGAATGGTTTGGAAATTGTATGCTTAGAAAATCAAAAATGGAGAATTAA
- a CDS encoding RecQ family ATP-dependent DNA helicase: MHLQNLEEQLSSVFRLSSFRDGQREAINDLLSGKDVVAVMPTGGGKSLLYQLPASIKETGVSIVISPLIALMKDQVESLNRIGVPALFCNSSQDELEQLTAISRAVTGKIKLLYISPERALSSYFTTMLKKMKVNFFAVDEAHCVSQWGHDFRPEYRELHRLRLIHPKAPFIALTATATARVLQDIQNSLNLNNPSLIKKSFLRPNLSFQIEYLRTETEKDTKLLEILELEEEKNHKGRIIIYCATRNKVDEVCKYLLDNGHKAARYHAGKTDSMREKTQNNYSSGKVKILVATNAFGMGLDAPDVRLVLHYQIPSSVESYYQEAGRAGRDGKPSRCILFFQNGDLAVQSFIIRKESNRKGGETLLDAIKAYAYSTVCRQKFLCDYFGEVIESCGICDICRSKTKDTKHSYLEELEDKKQKKLEKSKYEFTADELKTIKELLVYYPGVFGKKILVGILRGSKSKAILRMKVDKSPFHGRLSKIPEEAILAKLEDLTFTKEIKIAGQKYPKLYLATHPPISKKEKIESEIASGTRVRKIQTPSQALVKALKNYRDREARKYRWKKFMVLHNAVITRIANLKPETKQDLIHIKGLGDAKIEKFGDGILETIRKYG; encoded by the coding sequence ATCCATTTGCAAAACCTAGAAGAACAATTATCATCCGTATTTCGCCTATCGTCCTTTCGAGATGGACAAAGGGAGGCTATTAATGATTTGCTTTCGGGCAAAGATGTAGTAGCCGTTATGCCGACAGGCGGAGGAAAGTCCCTACTCTACCAACTTCCTGCTAGCATAAAAGAAACAGGCGTATCGATAGTAATCTCTCCCCTGATTGCACTTATGAAAGACCAGGTGGAGTCTCTCAATCGAATCGGTGTCCCTGCTCTATTTTGTAATTCCTCTCAGGATGAACTAGAACAGCTTACAGCGATTAGCCGAGCAGTGACAGGAAAAATCAAACTACTTTATATCTCACCAGAGCGGGCGCTTTCCTCATATTTCACAACGATGCTAAAGAAAATGAAGGTTAATTTCTTTGCTGTAGATGAAGCTCATTGTGTTTCACAGTGGGGACATGACTTTAGACCGGAATATAGAGAGCTTCACCGGCTACGCCTCATTCACCCAAAAGCTCCTTTTATTGCACTGACTGCAACTGCAACAGCAAGAGTTTTACAGGATATACAAAACTCTCTCAATCTAAACAATCCTTCACTCATTAAAAAAAGTTTTCTTCGACCCAATCTTTCTTTTCAAATCGAATACCTACGAACAGAAACTGAAAAAGATACAAAGCTTTTAGAAATTCTTGAATTGGAAGAAGAAAAAAATCACAAAGGAAGAATTATCATTTACTGTGCAACTCGGAACAAAGTAGACGAAGTTTGTAAATATCTACTGGATAATGGTCATAAGGCGGCGAGATACCACGCAGGTAAGACCGACTCCATGCGCGAAAAAACACAAAATAATTATTCATCTGGAAAAGTAAAGATACTTGTAGCTACTAACGCATTTGGAATGGGACTTGATGCACCTGACGTGAGACTGGTTTTGCATTATCAGATTCCGTCTTCGGTAGAATCGTATTACCAGGAAGCAGGACGTGCAGGTAGAGATGGGAAGCCTTCTAGATGTATTTTATTTTTTCAAAATGGAGACTTAGCAGTTCAGAGTTTTATCATCCGAAAAGAATCCAACCGTAAGGGAGGAGAAACACTATTAGACGCAATCAAGGCTTACGCCTACTCTACCGTTTGTAGGCAAAAATTTCTATGTGACTACTTCGGCGAAGTAATTGAATCCTGCGGGATATGCGATATTTGCCGCTCTAAGACAAAAGATACAAAGCATTCTTACTTAGAAGAATTAGAAGACAAAAAACAAAAGAAATTAGAGAAGAGCAAATACGAATTTACCGCTGATGAACTAAAGACAATCAAAGAACTATTGGTTTATTATCCGGGAGTATTTGGCAAAAAGATTTTAGTAGGAATTTTGCGGGGATCAAAATCAAAAGCAATACTCAGAATGAAAGTAGACAAGTCTCCTTTTCATGGAAGGCTATCTAAAATTCCAGAAGAAGCAATTCTTGCAAAACTAGAAGACTTAACTTTTACAAAAGAAATTAAAATTGCAGGGCAAAAATATCCAAAGCTTTATTTGGCAACTCATCCGCCGATTTCTAAAAAAGAGAAAATAGAATCCGAGATTGCGTCTGGCACAAGAGTCCGTAAGATTCAGACTCCAAGCCAAGCACTCGTGAAGGCGTTAAAAAATTACAGAGATAGAGAAGCAAGAAAATATAGGTGGAAAAAATTTATGGTTCTGCATAATGCAGTCATCACGCGAATTGCAAATCTAAAACCTGAAACCAAACAGGACCTAATTCATATCAAAGGTCTTGGCGACGCTAAGATAGAAAAATTCGGAGATGGAATTTTGGAGACAATAAGAAAATATGGCTGA
- a CDS encoding alpha-ketoglutarate-dependent dioxygenase AlkB, with the protein MNLFTQKGAYNVLPYDGIAEYYGVIFDKIEANEYLTKLLNTIEWKNDEVIIFGKHITTKRKVAWYGDAGFNYSYSNTEKRALEWTEELIILRRKVEELSGIKFNSCLLNLYHDGDEGMSWHSDDEKSLGENTCIASLSFGAERKFYFKHKKTNQSLFVTLEHGSLLVMKGTTQTNWLHALPKSKRIHKPRINLTFRTFVHV; encoded by the coding sequence ATGAACTTATTTACTCAAAAAGGGGCTTATAATGTTTTGCCGTATGATGGGATTGCGGAATACTATGGAGTTATATTCGATAAGATAGAGGCAAATGAGTATTTAACCAAGCTCCTAAATACTATCGAGTGGAAAAACGATGAAGTCATTATTTTCGGAAAGCATATCACCACTAAAAGAAAAGTAGCCTGGTATGGAGATGCAGGTTTCAACTATTCCTATTCAAACACCGAAAAGAGAGCATTGGAATGGACAGAGGAGCTAATTATACTTAGACGCAAAGTTGAAGAATTATCCGGTATCAAATTTAATTCCTGTCTTCTAAATCTATACCATGACGGAGACGAAGGAATGTCCTGGCATAGTGACGATGAGAAATCGCTTGGGGAAAATACTTGTATTGCGTCATTAAGTTTTGGGGCAGAGCGCAAATTTTATTTTAAACATAAAAAGACTAACCAATCTTTATTCGTAACACTTGAGCACGGAAGCCTGCTGGTAATGAAAGGAACAACCCAAACAAATTGGCTACACGCTCTTCCCAAGTCCAAAAGAATTCATAAACCTAGAATTAATCTAACCTTTCGAACCTTTGTCCATGTTTAA
- a CDS encoding GlsB/YeaQ/YmgE family stress response membrane protein — MFQLIGMIIIGAIAGYVAGLLFKGKGFGFLKNMLLGIAGSVVGGFLLRLIGFASFGIIGSLISALLGALALLWVFNTFLNKK, encoded by the coding sequence ATGTTTCAATTAATTGGAATGATTATAATAGGAGCAATCGCTGGTTATGTTGCAGGGCTTTTATTTAAAGGAAAAGGTTTTGGATTTTTAAAGAATATGCTCTTAGGTATTGCTGGCTCCGTTGTTGGTGGATTTCTCTTGCGGCTAATAGGCTTTGCCTCCTTCGGCATCATTGGCAGTCTAATCTCAGCCCTACTCGGCGCACTCGCACTTCTATGGGTATTCAATACCTTTTTGAATAAAAAATAA
- a CDS encoding caspase family protein: MEDHETSRCLSIRDDNFILGTEWNLRYYNKSGQEIWKAPAPGIAWEVNLTRNGKFAVAAFGDGTIRWYKTEDGTELLSLFLHKDKRKWVISTASGYYDTAPGTEEFLGWNVNRGKDHAADFFPLAKFRTKYYRPDIIDKILDIGNEQETISKMNEDSGRKNETSKLNDHYPPVVEIISPKSVFKTANRHLTIQYKVRTPSGNPVTSIKVLIDGRPISGTKGMNLVSIEKDSPPKTITIDIPPRDSVVSLIAQSKYNTSEPENLIIDWEDKSEKQIQKPRLFILAIGVSDYNESDLKLQFASKDATDFVKTMEKQEGKMYSDITVKTLLDKEANTSNILDGLEWIQNATKVNDYAMIFISGHGVNDALGNYYFLPSNFDPNKFKSTGVSYLEIKNTLNSIQGKVIFFGDTCHSANVFGKGNPSDITILINELSDAENGIVVFTSSTKNQLSLEDKSWGNGAFTKALVEGLNGKADYSKKGRITINMLDLYLSERVKELTKDKQTPATSKPDTIADFQIVDLK, encoded by the coding sequence TTGGAAGACCATGAAACATCTAGATGTCTTTCCATTCGAGATGATAATTTTATTCTAGGAACAGAATGGAATTTGCGTTATTACAATAAATCAGGACAGGAGATTTGGAAAGCGCCTGCACCCGGAATTGCATGGGAAGTAAACCTTACCCGTAACGGTAAATTTGCAGTAGCCGCCTTTGGAGATGGAACGATTCGTTGGTATAAAACAGAAGACGGAACAGAATTACTTTCTTTATTTCTGCATAAGGATAAAAGAAAATGGGTAATCAGCACTGCTTCCGGTTACTATGATACAGCCCCTGGAACAGAAGAATTTTTAGGATGGAATGTAAATAGAGGAAAAGATCATGCTGCCGATTTCTTTCCACTCGCTAAGTTTAGGACCAAATACTACCGACCAGATATCATTGACAAAATCTTAGACATTGGAAATGAACAAGAAACTATTTCTAAAATGAATGAGGATTCCGGTAGAAAAAATGAAACAAGTAAGTTAAATGATCATTATCCGCCAGTGGTAGAAATCATTTCTCCGAAGAGTGTATTTAAAACGGCAAATAGACATTTAACCATTCAATACAAAGTAAGAACTCCTTCCGGAAATCCAGTTACAAGCATAAAAGTATTAATCGACGGAAGACCAATCTCGGGAACAAAAGGTATGAATCTAGTCTCGATAGAAAAAGACAGTCCACCAAAAACTATTACAATTGACATTCCGCCGCGCGATAGTGTTGTTAGCCTCATCGCACAGAGTAAATACAATACTAGCGAGCCAGAAAATCTAATAATTGACTGGGAAGATAAATCAGAAAAACAAATTCAAAAACCTAGACTATTTATTCTTGCAATTGGAGTAAGTGATTACAATGAATCAGATTTAAAATTACAATTTGCTTCGAAAGACGCTACTGATTTTGTAAAGACAATGGAAAAACAAGAAGGCAAAATGTATAGTGATATTACAGTAAAGACATTGCTAGACAAAGAGGCGAATACGAGTAATATACTAGATGGTTTGGAATGGATTCAAAACGCAACGAAGGTAAATGACTACGCTATGATTTTTATTTCAGGACATGGAGTAAACGATGCCTTGGGTAATTACTATTTTCTTCCATCTAACTTTGATCCAAACAAATTTAAAAGCACTGGCGTTTCCTATTTAGAAATTAAGAATACACTAAACTCAATTCAGGGGAAGGTAATCTTCTTTGGAGACACCTGTCACTCGGCGAATGTTTTCGGAAAAGGAAATCCATCTGATATTACCATTTTAATCAATGAACTATCCGACGCAGAGAACGGCATAGTAGTGTTTACCTCTTCGACAAAAAACCAACTCTCTCTAGAAGATAAAAGTTGGGGCAACGGGGCATTTACCAAGGCTCTAGTAGAAGGGTTAAATGGAAAAGCAGACTACTCAAAAAAAGGGCGAATTACTATTAATATGTTAGATTTGTATTTATCAGAAAGAGTAAAAGAACTCACAAAAGACAAGCAAACGCCGGCAACTTCTAAGCCTGATACCATTGCTGATTTTCAAATTGTAGATTTAAAATAA
- a CDS encoding ankyrin repeat domain-containing protein: MKRIPKLCFLFLFSYSFLYGDANTDLLESASSGNLDGVKKSLSEKANINYKDSLGTSALMFAANNDYFPIVKFLVDNKADVLAKNTNGWTAAIMAAARGNRIIKEYLESEEQAVKKSGATAIVLTVVGDVSSENKKLHVGDMVLENQTIYVGKKSNCEIQVKQSQSEFIIRLREETLATLKFKETPEENIFSGFVKQGSALFKVEKVFTGEKIQAITPTVTAGVRGTAFDVNVAPDGGTKIEV, translated from the coding sequence ATGAAACGTATACCTAAACTTTGCTTTCTCTTTTTATTCTCCTACTCCTTTTTATACGGAGACGCGAACACAGATTTATTGGAGTCTGCTAGCAGTGGAAATTTAGATGGAGTAAAAAAATCACTCTCAGAAAAAGCAAATATTAATTATAAAGACTCTCTCGGAACAAGCGCGCTAATGTTTGCGGCAAATAATGATTATTTCCCAATTGTAAAATTTCTAGTCGATAACAAAGCAGATGTGCTCGCTAAGAATACAAACGGTTGGACGGCGGCAATCATGGCAGCGGCGAGAGGAAATAGAATCATCAAAGAATACCTGGAGAGCGAAGAGCAAGCTGTTAAGAAGAGCGGTGCAACGGCAATCGTCTTGACTGTAGTGGGAGATGTTTCCTCTGAAAACAAAAAACTACATGTCGGTGATATGGTATTAGAAAATCAAACCATCTATGTTGGAAAAAAATCCAATTGCGAAATCCAGGTAAAACAATCTCAATCAGAATTTATCATTCGACTCAGAGAAGAAACTCTTGCAACTTTGAAATTTAAAGAAACACCCGAAGAGAATATTTTTTCTGGTTTTGTTAAACAAGGCTCCGCATTATTTAAAGTAGAAAAAGTATTTACTGGCGAGAAGATACAGGCGATTACCCCCACAGTGACGGCCGGAGTAAGAGGAACAGCATTCGATGTAAACGTAGCACCAGATGGTGGAACTAAGATTGAAGTATGA
- a CDS encoding hybrid sensor histidine kinase/response regulator, which yields MESKKKPLILIVDDTTKNIQVLGNMLYSKGYNISVATSGKEALESVKAKTPDLILLDIQMPEMDGFEVCKNLKSDPSTKEIPVIFLTAVTEPEKIVHGFELGAVDYITKPLNPAELFMRVATHIEIKESRTKLEELNATKDKFFKIIAHDLRNPFAGIMGLSEIMENALKDSERLNESTFLQYSQLIFSSAKSALSLIENLAQWAKSQTGEIVVSPRNLSFNKLLCSTIPIVTSNAFNKNITIERNLTDQDTVFADEALSNTIVRNLLTNAIKFTHPGGKIIVSTKIEGDFLEISISDTGIGISPKNLSKIFRIDSKFSSLGTDKEKGTGLGLILCQEFVEIQGGTIRVESELGKGSTFTFTLPLGKE from the coding sequence ATGGAATCAAAGAAAAAGCCTTTAATTTTAATTGTTGACGATACAACAAAGAACATTCAAGTATTGGGCAATATGCTTTATAGCAAAGGCTATAATATAAGTGTTGCAACCTCTGGCAAAGAAGCACTCGAATCAGTAAAAGCAAAAACTCCCGATTTAATTTTACTTGATATCCAAATGCCCGAAATGGATGGATTTGAAGTATGTAAAAATCTAAAGTCCGATCCTTCAACAAAAGAAATTCCTGTAATATTCTTAACAGCAGTCACTGAGCCAGAAAAAATAGTGCATGGTTTTGAACTCGGCGCAGTGGACTATATTACGAAACCTCTTAATCCTGCTGAACTATTTATGCGAGTAGCCACTCATATTGAAATAAAAGAATCTCGAACAAAACTAGAAGAACTCAATGCTACAAAGGATAAGTTTTTTAAAATAATTGCGCATGATCTGCGTAATCCATTCGCCGGTATAATGGGATTATCCGAAATCATGGAAAATGCATTAAAAGATAGTGAAAGGCTAAATGAGTCAACTTTCTTACAATATAGTCAACTGATATTCAGTTCCGCAAAATCAGCGTTATCTCTTATTGAAAATTTAGCGCAATGGGCAAAATCACAAACAGGCGAAATAGTCGTTAGCCCAAGAAACTTGTCTTTTAACAAACTTTTATGCTCTACCATTCCTATTGTTACTAGCAACGCATTTAACAAGAATATTACCATCGAAAGAAACCTCACTGATCAAGATACTGTGTTTGCGGATGAAGCTTTATCCAATACGATCGTTCGCAATCTATTAACTAATGCAATCAAGTTCACTCATCCTGGAGGCAAAATAATAGTATCCACTAAAATAGAAGGAGATTTTTTAGAAATTTCCATTTCAGATACAGGTATAGGAATTAGTCCCAAAAATCTAAGTAAAATCTTTAGAATAGATTCTAAATTTAGTAGTCTCGGAACGGACAAAGAAAAAGGCACAGGACTCGGACTGATTCTATGTCAAGAATTCGTAGAAATACAAGGTGGAACGATTCGCGTAGAAAGTGAACTAGGCAAAGGATCTACGTTTACTTTTACTTTGCCGCTAGGAAAAGAATAA